A region of Acidimicrobiales bacterium DNA encodes the following proteins:
- a CDS encoding polyprenyl synthetase family protein, with protein sequence MAVHSAPDCLTWIAARVDARIDVLLRTESKRWAELDADLPELIEAIEGLVFAGGKRLRPAFCHWAFVGAGGDPEDPAVVDAGAALELLHTFALIHDDVMDGSHRRRGRHTVHRGFEARHAVADWRGEGRRFGEGVAILVGDLAFVYADLLLSAAPRAALDVFTELRLEVNVGQYLDLLGTVRGEVSVEQARRISLYKSGKYTIERPLHLGAALAGRLDDLAPALSAFGRPLGEAFQLRDDLLGAFGDSQLTGKPVGEDLREGKPTALYAFAAAAADGAAAKLLADRFGASDLTPGEVAELQGIFEETGARRQVECTIDRRLDEALASLGGTALEGHASAQLGELARFVAGRDH encoded by the coding sequence GTGGCCGTGCACTCCGCACCCGACTGCCTCACGTGGATCGCGGCCCGGGTCGACGCCCGCATCGACGTCCTCCTGCGGACGGAGTCGAAGCGCTGGGCCGAGCTGGACGCCGACCTGCCCGAGCTGATCGAGGCGATCGAGGGCCTCGTCTTCGCCGGCGGGAAGCGCCTCCGCCCGGCGTTCTGCCACTGGGCGTTCGTGGGAGCGGGGGGCGATCCCGAGGACCCTGCGGTGGTCGACGCGGGTGCTGCCCTGGAGCTCCTCCACACCTTCGCCCTCATCCACGACGACGTCATGGACGGGTCCCACCGCCGCCGCGGCCGGCACACCGTGCACCGCGGCTTCGAGGCGCGCCACGCCGTCGCCGACTGGCGAGGCGAGGGCCGGCGGTTCGGCGAGGGCGTCGCCATCCTGGTGGGGGACCTGGCCTTCGTCTACGCCGACCTGCTGCTGTCGGCCGCCCCCCGGGCCGCCCTCGACGTGTTCACCGAGCTGCGCCTGGAGGTGAACGTCGGCCAGTACCTCGACCTCCTGGGGACGGTCCGGGGCGAGGTCAGCGTCGAGCAGGCGCGCCGGATAAGCCTCTACAAGTCGGGCAAGTACACGATCGAGCGGCCGCTCCACCTGGGCGCCGCCCTGGCCGGCCGGCTCGACGACCTGGCCCCCGCCCTGTCGGCCTTCGGCCGCCCCCTGGGCGAGGCGTTCCAGCTGCGCGACGACCTCCTCGGCGCCTTCGGCGACAGCCAGCTCACGGGCAAGCCGGTGGGCGAGGACCTCCGGGAGGGCAAGCCGACCGCCCTCTACGCGTTCGCGGCGGCGGCCGCCGACGGGGCCGCCGCCAAGCTGCTGGCCGACCGCTTCGGCGCCTCCGACCTCACGCCCGGCGAGGTGGCCGAGCTCCAGGGGATCTTCGAGGAGACGGGCGCCCGCCGGCAGGTGGAGTGCACGATCGACCGGCGGCTCGACGAGGCGTTGGCGTCGCTCGGCGGGACGGCTCTGGAGGGCCACGCGTCCGCCCAGCTGGGCGAGCTGGCCCGCTTCGTCGCCGGCCGTGACCACTGA
- the crtI gene encoding phytoene desaturase family protein encodes MRVVVVGAGLGGLSAACHLAGRGHEVVVIERADVPGGRAGLVEEGGYRFDTGPSVLTMTGLLSDVFRAAGADMADHLTLSPVDPMYRAVFADGSAIRVRHGREAMTEEIRRECGDKDAGEFGRFCDWLGRLYRLELPNFIDRSFDSPLDLAWPLRPIVDLVRMGGFRKLNSVVESYFSDDRLVRLFSFQSMYAGLSPFEALAVYCVITYMDTVEGVYFPAGGMHAIPRALAAAAEKAGATFVYGRSVERVVRRAGTSGPVTGVRLDTGEVITADAVVLNPDLAVAYRTMLPELQMPRTLRKGNYSPSCVVWLAGVKGGWPPGAAHHNIHFGAAWKGAFQALLKDGTRMPDPSILVSGPSSSDPSLAPEGCSSLYVLEPMPNLDGRIDWVYERERVKEDLTARVAALGYPSEVEVERFFDPTDWERRGMERGTPFALSHRFFQSGPFRPNNVTKAVPGLVFVGSGTVPGVGVPMVLLSGRLAADRVEEQLGR; translated from the coding sequence ATGCGCGTCGTCGTGGTGGGTGCGGGGCTGGGCGGGCTGTCGGCGGCGTGCCACCTGGCCGGTCGCGGCCACGAGGTCGTGGTGATCGAGCGGGCCGACGTGCCCGGCGGCCGCGCCGGCCTGGTGGAGGAGGGCGGCTACCGCTTCGACACCGGGCCGTCGGTGCTGACCATGACCGGCCTGCTGTCCGACGTCTTCCGGGCGGCGGGCGCCGACATGGCCGACCACCTCACCCTGTCCCCTGTCGATCCCATGTACCGGGCCGTCTTCGCCGACGGGTCCGCCATCCGGGTCCGCCACGGGCGCGAGGCGATGACCGAGGAGATCCGCCGGGAGTGCGGCGACAAGGACGCCGGGGAGTTCGGGCGGTTCTGCGACTGGCTGGGCCGCCTCTACCGGCTGGAGCTGCCGAACTTCATCGACCGCAGCTTCGACTCCCCCCTCGACCTGGCGTGGCCGCTGCGCCCGATCGTCGACCTGGTGCGCATGGGCGGGTTCCGCAAGCTCAACTCGGTCGTGGAGTCGTACTTCTCCGACGACCGGCTGGTGCGGCTGTTCTCGTTCCAGTCCATGTACGCCGGCCTGTCGCCGTTCGAGGCGCTGGCCGTGTACTGCGTCATCACCTACATGGACACCGTCGAGGGCGTGTACTTCCCCGCCGGTGGCATGCACGCCATCCCCCGCGCCCTGGCCGCCGCCGCCGAGAAGGCGGGCGCCACCTTCGTCTACGGCCGCTCCGTCGAGCGGGTGGTGCGGCGGGCGGGCACCAGCGGGCCGGTCACCGGCGTCCGCCTCGACACCGGCGAGGTGATCACGGCCGACGCCGTGGTCCTCAACCCCGACCTGGCCGTCGCCTACCGCACGATGCTGCCCGAGCTCCAGATGCCGCGGACGCTGCGGAAGGGCAACTACTCGCCGTCGTGCGTGGTCTGGCTGGCGGGCGTCAAGGGCGGGTGGCCGCCCGGGGCCGCCCACCACAACATCCACTTCGGCGCCGCGTGGAAGGGGGCGTTCCAGGCCCTCCTGAAGGACGGCACGCGGATGCCCGACCCCTCCATCCTGGTGAGCGGCCCGTCGTCGTCGGACCCGTCCCTCGCGCCAGAGGGGTGCTCGTCGCTGTACGTGCTCGAGCCCATGCCCAACCTGGACGGTCGCATCGACTGGGTCTACGAGCGGGAGCGGGTGAAGGAGGACCTGACCGCCCGGGTGGCCGCCCTCGGCTACCCGTCGGAGGTCGAAGTCGAGCGGTTCTTCGACCCCACCGACTGGGAGCGCCGGGGCATGGAGCGGGGCACGCCGTTCGCCCTCAGCCACCGGTTCTTCCAGAGCGGCCCGTTCCGCCCCAACAACGTGACGAAGGCGGTGCCGGGCCTGGTCTTCGTCGGATCGGGAACGGTGCCCGGCGTGGGCGTCCCCATGGTGCTGCTGTCGGGGAGGCTGGCCGCCGACCGGGTGGAGGAGCAGCTCGGGAGGTGA
- a CDS encoding phytoene/squalene synthase family protein, with product MTVRSGPSPVTLEASYARCRQLNKRYGTTYYRSTSLLPRVKRHHVHALYGLCRYADDIVDDLGPVPVEQRAAALAAFGDRFFADLAAGRSNDPVLKAVVHTVRAFDIDPGCVRRFLRSMTMDLSVERYETFDDLLDYMDGSAAVIGEMMLPILEPRSPDAFGHARDLGIAFQLTNFWRDVGEDLERGRVYVPQEDVRRFGAERALAERRVTPEWVELLRFEIDRTRRYYASGDRGIPMLPPVAARCISAARVLYSGILVRIEQAGYDVFTARVRVPGWQKLAVAARVARPRVGAR from the coding sequence GTGACCGTCCGTTCCGGCCCGTCACCTGTCACCCTGGAGGCGTCGTACGCACGCTGCCGCCAGCTCAACAAGCGGTACGGCACCACGTACTACCGGTCGACGTCGCTGCTCCCCCGGGTCAAGCGCCACCACGTCCACGCCCTGTACGGGCTGTGCCGGTACGCCGACGACATCGTGGACGACCTCGGGCCCGTCCCGGTCGAGCAGCGGGCGGCCGCCCTCGCCGCCTTCGGCGACCGCTTCTTCGCCGACCTGGCCGCCGGCCGGTCGAACGACCCCGTGCTCAAGGCCGTCGTGCACACCGTGCGGGCGTTCGACATCGACCCCGGGTGCGTGCGCCGCTTCCTGCGGTCGATGACCATGGACCTCTCCGTCGAGCGCTACGAGACGTTCGACGACCTCCTCGACTACATGGACGGGTCGGCCGCCGTCATCGGCGAGATGATGCTGCCCATCCTGGAGCCCCGGTCGCCGGACGCGTTCGGGCACGCCCGGGACCTGGGCATCGCCTTCCAGCTCACCAACTTCTGGCGGGACGTCGGCGAGGACCTCGAGCGCGGCCGGGTGTACGTCCCCCAGGAGGACGTCCGCCGCTTCGGGGCGGAACGGGCGCTGGCCGAGCGGCGGGTGACGCCCGAGTGGGTGGAGCTCCTGCGCTTCGAGATCGACCGCACGCGCCGCTACTACGCCTCGGGCGACCGCGGGATCCCCATGCTCCCGCCGGTGGCGGCGCGCTGCATCTCGGCCGCCCGGGTCCTCTACTCCGGGATCCTCGTGCGCATCGAGCAGGCCGGGTACGACGTGTTCACGGCCCGGGTGCGGGTGCCCGGGTGGCAGAAGCTGGCCGTGGCCGCCCGCGTCGCCCGCCCGCGCGTGGGCGCGCGCTGA
- a CDS encoding glycosyltransferase family 2 protein produces the protein MTGTRLALEGLRWLVGTWLLWSIPRCRPSGGSVPGEVAVIVPARDEEHTLPALLASLARQEPRPAEMVVVDDGSADGTAEVARRAGATVVAPGPLPAGWTGKSWACWAGVQATASPTLVFLDADTELAPGGLARVVAEHARRAGLVSVQPFHVTERPYERLSALFNVVSMMGVGAFAPAAARRRRPPTGAFGPCLVAAREDYLAAGGHAAVRGEVVEDVALARRFTEAGRPVACLGGRGTIAFRMYPGGVRQLVEGWTKNFATGARATRPLTLVSISVWLSGCISAAWYLGAGTIGRGPAAALYAAYAAQLAWMLARVGRFGAATALAFPVPLAFFLMVFARSLVLTHVRGEVRWRGRAVPAGRRAGR, from the coding sequence ATGACCGGGACGCGCCTGGCGCTCGAGGGCCTGCGGTGGCTGGTCGGGACCTGGCTGCTGTGGTCGATCCCCCGGTGCCGGCCGAGCGGCGGGTCGGTGCCCGGAGAGGTCGCCGTGATCGTGCCGGCGCGCGACGAGGAGCACACCCTCCCGGCCCTGTTGGCGTCGCTGGCGCGACAGGAGCCGCGCCCGGCCGAGATGGTGGTCGTGGACGACGGGTCGGCCGACGGCACGGCCGAGGTGGCGCGGCGGGCCGGCGCCACCGTCGTCGCGCCCGGGCCGCTCCCGGCGGGGTGGACGGGCAAGTCGTGGGCGTGCTGGGCAGGGGTGCAGGCGACGGCGTCGCCCACGCTGGTGTTCCTCGACGCCGACACCGAGCTCGCCCCCGGCGGGCTGGCCCGGGTCGTCGCCGAGCACGCCCGCCGGGCCGGGCTGGTGTCGGTCCAGCCCTTCCACGTGACCGAGCGCCCCTACGAGCGCCTCTCGGCGTTGTTCAACGTGGTGTCGATGATGGGCGTCGGCGCCTTCGCCCCCGCCGCCGCCCGCCGGCGCCGGCCCCCCACCGGTGCGTTCGGGCCGTGCCTGGTGGCCGCGAGGGAGGACTACCTGGCCGCCGGCGGGCACGCGGCGGTCCGGGGCGAGGTGGTGGAGGACGTGGCGCTGGCCCGCCGGTTCACGGAGGCGGGCCGGCCGGTGGCGTGCCTGGGCGGGCGGGGGACGATCGCGTTCCGCATGTACCCGGGCGGCGTGCGCCAGCTGGTCGAGGGGTGGACCAAGAACTTCGCCACCGGCGCCCGCGCCACCCGCCCCCTCACCCTCGTGTCGATCTCCGTGTGGCTCAGCGGGTGCATCTCGGCCGCCTGGTACCTCGGCGCCGGGACGATCGGCCGGGGCCCCGCCGCCGCCCTCTACGCCGCCTACGCCGCCCAGCTGGCGTGGATGCTGGCGCGCGTCGGGCGCTTCGGCGCCGCCACGGCGCTCGCCTTCCCCGTCCCCCTTGCGTTCTTCCTGATGGTGTTCGCCCGCTCGCTCGTCCTCACCCACGTCCGCGGCGAGGTGCGGTGGCGGGGCCGGGCCGTGCCTGCCGGACGCCGGGCGGGCCGGTGA
- a CDS encoding sterol desaturase family protein — protein MTGLAIVLAALVAMEGVSYLTHRFVMHGFGIGLHQSHHDPDGGGFELNDLYPMMFSSVAVAAFAVGTAVPVRNLVLIGVGITLYGVSYLFVHEIYIHRRLGWVKGRYRVLEWMKSSHRIHHLYGGEPFGMLLPLVPAELRRRALGATWDPFAAPDAVSRVP, from the coding sequence GTGACGGGGCTCGCCATCGTTCTCGCCGCCCTGGTGGCCATGGAGGGCGTGAGCTACCTGACCCACCGGTTCGTGATGCACGGGTTCGGCATCGGCCTCCACCAGAGCCACCACGACCCCGACGGCGGCGGGTTCGAGCTCAACGACCTGTACCCGATGATGTTCTCGTCGGTGGCCGTCGCCGCGTTCGCGGTGGGCACCGCCGTGCCCGTCCGCAACCTGGTGCTCATCGGCGTGGGCATCACCCTGTACGGCGTGTCGTACCTGTTCGTGCACGAGATCTACATCCACCGCCGGCTGGGGTGGGTGAAGGGCCGCTACCGGGTGCTGGAGTGGATGAAGTCGTCGCACCGCATCCACCACCTCTACGGCGGCGAGCCGTTCGGCATGCTCCTTCCCCTGGTCCCCGCCGAGCTGCGCCGGAGGGCACTGGGGGCCACGTGGGACCCGTTCGCCGCGCCGGACGCCGTCAGCCGCGTGCCCTGA
- a CDS encoding lycopene cyclase domain-containing protein, which produces MIPAYPGFSLLAAAVVVLLELKVLRTGVFRQKAYWIAMAIVFAFQVPVDGWMTKLSDPIVIYNPEVLSGWRWPLDIPTEEFAYAWAMLTLAILVWERLGRRGPQPTTEDRASAGILGRL; this is translated from the coding sequence GTGATCCCCGCCTACCCCGGCTTCTCGCTGCTGGCGGCGGCCGTCGTGGTGCTCCTGGAGCTCAAGGTGCTGCGCACCGGGGTGTTCCGCCAGAAGGCGTACTGGATCGCCATGGCCATCGTGTTCGCCTTCCAGGTCCCCGTCGACGGGTGGATGACCAAGCTCTCGGACCCGATCGTGATCTACAACCCGGAGGTGCTGAGCGGCTGGCGCTGGCCCCTCGACATCCCCACCGAGGAGTTCGCCTACGCGTGGGCCATGCTCACCCTCGCCATCCTGGTGTGGGAGCGCCTGGGCCGCCGTGGCCCGCAGCCGACGACGGAAGACCGCGCCAGCGCCGGTATCCTGGGCAGGCTGTGA
- a CDS encoding lycopene cyclase domain-containing protein, which produces MDRYQYLMLMGLCLLITLPLELVLGARVWRQPRRLALTLAITAAPFVVWDVIAVARGHWGFSDRLTTGWEILPDFPVDELVFFLAVPVCAILTLEAVRNGLAWLERRGS; this is translated from the coding sequence ATGGACCGCTATCAGTACCTCATGCTCATGGGGCTCTGCCTCTTGATCACCCTCCCGCTGGAGCTGGTGCTCGGCGCGCGGGTGTGGCGCCAGCCCCGCCGGCTGGCCCTCACGCTGGCGATCACGGCCGCGCCGTTCGTCGTCTGGGACGTCATCGCCGTGGCCCGGGGCCACTGGGGGTTCAGCGACAGGCTCACCACCGGGTGGGAGATCCTGCCCGACTTCCCGGTCGACGAGCTGGTGTTCTTCCTGGCCGTCCCGGTGTGCGCCATCCTCACCCTGGAGGCGGTGCGCAACGGGCTGGCGTGGCTCGAGCGGCGGGGATCGTGA